The Deltaproteobacteria bacterium genome segment GCAGCGTCAGGATCGCCTTTTTCAGCCCGGTCGCCTTGAACTTGGAGGAGAAGATCTTCACCCGCGCCTCGGCCGGCATCATCCGGATCGCGCCGCGCACCCAGTTGACGTAGGAATGGGCGATGCTGATCGGGAGCATGTCGGTACTCGTCGGGTCGAGGAGTTCGTCGAGCTTCGCTTCCCAGAGCGGGATGTGCATGCCGAGGAACTCCTGCGGGTTCTCGACCCCGAGGATCTTGAGGATTTTCTCCCTGTCCCCGGTCTTCCGCTCGGAGGCAGGGGTCTGGAAATACCGGTTCAGGGCACGCTCGTACTTCTGCAGAGCGGAGTGGGAAGAAGACATCTTTGCCCTCCCGGCCGATGGAGTGGGAACATCATGATCTTATCACCGGCGGCGTCTTGTTAGCGTGATCCCTTTGCCAGCTCCTCGAGGGTTGCCGCCAGGGGGCCATGCCCCCCGAAGAAGACGAGCTTGTCCCCCGCCTCGATCTTCTCCTCCGGGGACGGCTGTACGATCGCGCGGTCCTGCCGAAGGACGGCGAGGAGGACGATCCCGGCGCCGTTTCCGACCGGAAGATCCCCCAGAGGGCGTCCCGCCCACGGCGAGTCCGGGGAAACGAAGAAGACTTCGATCACCTTCTGGCGCAGGAACGTTTCGAACTCCGACAACAGCGAATCGTCCTTTGACGGAACGTGCTCCCGCAGGATCCGGTACGTCCCGCTGCGGATCAGCTCTTCCTGCTGCGAGATGACATGGTCGGGGACGTGGTACTCGCGCAGGACCCGGGAGAAGATCTCCACCGACGTCTCGAACTCCTCGGGAATGACCGCGTTCGCCCCCAGGGCGATCAGGTCGTCCACGTCCGCCACGTACCGCGTCCGCACGAGGATGACCAACCGCGGGTTGGCCCGCCGGGCCACCGCCACGGCGCGGCGGGTCGCCATCGGGTCGGAGATGGCCAGCACCAGCATCCGGGCACGGCCCACCCCGACGCGGTCGAGGATCTCCGGGTTGTTCACGTCCCCGTAGAAGATCCGCTCCCCCGCCTCCCGGCCCTCCCGCACCAACGTGTCGTTCAGGTCGACGACGACGTAGGGAACGTGTGTCGAGCGCAGCACGCGGGCGAGGTTCTTTCCGTTCATCCCGTACCCGGAGATGATCACGTGGTTCTCGACCCGTGCGGCGCCGGCGGATTCCTCCCCGGGGTCCTCCGGCTCGGGCCCCCGGATCAGGTGGCGGACGAAGAACCTCCCGGCCCATGGAGCCGCCCGCATCAGGAACGGAGTGGCCACCATCGTCAGGATCGCGGTGGCAAGAAGATACTGGTAGGTTTCGGGGCCCACCAGGCCATCGCGGGATCCCTCGGACATCAGGAGGAACGAGAACTCCCCGATCTGCGCCAGCCCGATCGCCCCGATCACCGAAACACGCCAAGGATATTTCAGGGTCCGGATCGCCGCGCCCGCGCAGATCGCTTTCGACACCACGACCGCGACGGAGACGAGAAGAATCATCGGGAGGTGACGCACGAGAAAGGAGAGGTCGAGCAGCATGCCGACGGAGATGAAGAAGACCCCGTTGAAGACGTCCCGGAACGGAAAGATCTGGGCGGCGATCTCGTGGACGTAAACCGACTCGGAGATCACGATGCCGGCGAGGAACGCCCCCATCGCGAGGGAGAGCCCCCACCAACGGGCGATCCACGCCGTCCCGAGGATGATGCAGAGTACCGTCATCGCGAGGATCTCCCGGCTGTTCAGGCGGACCACTTCCTTTAAGAGGAGCGGGATGACGAAGCGCGACGCCAGCAGGATGACCCCCACCCCGACGCCGGCCTTGGCCAGGGTGAGCGCGATGGTCGAGAATTGCGCCGTCTCCCATTGCCGGAACGAGGGGATGAGCAGCATCATCGGGATCACGGCCATGTCCTGGAACAGCAAGATGCCGATGGAGATCTTCCCGTGGCCGCTGTCGAGCTGCATCCGGTCGGCATACACCTTCAGAACGATCGCCGTGCTGGAAAGGGACAGGACGAAACCGACGAAGGTCGCTTGCGGGAGGTCGAACCCCGCGATCGAAAGGACGGCCAGGGTGAGCAGGATCGTCGCCGAGAGTTGCACGCCCCCGCCCTGGAGGATCCGCCGCCGCATCTTCCCCAGGTTCGCGAGGGAGATCTCCAGCCCGACGGTGAACAGGAGGAGGGCGACGCCGATCTCGGCGAGGGCGTCCACCATTCCGGACTCGGAAACCAGCCCCGCCCCGGTCGGGCCGAGGATCGCGCCGGCGACGAGGAACGCCGCCACGACGGAGAGGTGGAGCCGCCCGAACAGCAGTGCGACCGCGGTAGCGATCGCCAGGACGATGGACAGGTCGCGAACGATCAGGGACAGGTCGGTCAACGGTTCTCCCGGAGGCGGGTTGCCTAGTGCAGCGTCTCGCAAATATCCTGGCATTCGAGCGCCGCTGCATCCGCTCCAGCTTCGTTGCGCAAGTTCGCCGTACTCTCGGTACGCCTTCACTTGCGCGCCTTGCTGGCGCGGCGCATCGACGCTCTCGATGCTTCAGGCTATTTGCGAGACGCTACACCTCAGTCTACCAGTCCGGGGGACGTCAAGTGAACCGCCCCCCCCCGGGGGGGAGAGAGAAAAAATTCCGCTGAAGTTGTGTCGAAGAAATTCCGAAGAGAGAATCCATAGGAACGGTAACGCCTGCCTCCCCTCCCCGGGGAGGCAACTGCCCGCACACCCCTCCAACGGTTCGCGGGCGACACCAACGGTCCCCCGGGGTTCCCGCCTGTGCCCCGGGGGACTTGTTTTCCCGGTCCGTCCCCTCAGAACGTCCCCGCCTCCGCAAGGCGACGGTACTCCTCTTCCGTCATCCCGAGTATTCCGAGGTACACGTCCCGGTTGTCCGACCCCGGGGGCCGGCAGCCCGACTTCCACCGCGCCGGAGTCCCGCTCATCTTCCAGGGCGGGGCGGCGAGCAGCAGTTCGCCGTAGACAGGGTCCCGCGCGCGCAGAAAGCACCCCCTCTCCCGCCAGTGCTCCTCGGAGAGCGTCTCGAGAGGACGGTTCACCCGCCCCGTGACCACGGCGGCGCCGGGACCGCCCCTCTTCGAGGTGTACTCCTCGACCGCCCCGAGGATCTCGTCCGCCGTGCGATCGCCGGACCACTCCTCGATGATCTCCAGGAGCGCCCGTTCGTTCTCGAGGGCGACGCGGTTCTTCGGCGTGGAGAACCGCGGGTCGCGGGACAGTTCCGGACGGCCGATGATGTGCATCAGCGAATCGAACGCCTCGTCGTTGTAGGCGGCGATGAAGGTGTAGCCGTCACGGCAGCGGATGTAGGTGTACGGGAAGACGGCGGGGTCGAAGTTCCCGACCCGCTCGCGCGCCTTTCCCCCCGTGTGCATCCAGGTGATGTTGTAGTCCGCGAACATCATCAACGACTCGGCGCCCGAGAGGTCCACGGCCTGGCCCTTCCCGGTCTCCGCGCGGAAATGAAGCGCCGCGAGAACCCCGTAGGCTCCCCACAATCCCTGGACGAACGACCCGTGCCAGTTCCCGAGGCGGGTCGGGGCTTCGTGCGGTCGTGGCGGAACACCCTCCCGTTCCGGCTCCCCGACGATGTACGGGGCCCCGGAGAGCGCCTGGCAGAGGATATCGCTGTCCCGCGCGGGGCGGACGGCGTCGGGGCCGAAGGCGCCGTACGTGGAGAGGGAGAGATAGACGATCCCCGGGCGTTCCTCCCGCAGGGAGGGGTAGTCGCACCCCATCGCCTCCATGCGCTCCGGCGGCTCCGTTGTGATGATCACATCCGCGGAGAGGGCGAGGCGCCGGAAGACGTCCCGCCCGGCGGGGTCGTCGGCGTCGAGGGTGACGAAGCGGCGGTTGCGCGCCTCGGAGAGGAAGGGGAGCCCCGTCCCGGCCACCAGGATCTCCTCGGGCGCCACGAGGCGGAGCGGGTCGCCATCGGGAGGTTCCACCTTGATCGCCTCGGCCCCGAATTCCGCCAGGACCGACGCGGCCACCATCCCCCCGAAGTGGCCGGGGCAGAACTCGATGACCCGAATCCCTTCCAGCGCCTCGGGCTTCCCCGCGGCGGTCGAAGGCTCC includes the following:
- a CDS encoding cation:proton antiporter; this encodes MTDLSLIVRDLSIVLAIATAVALLFGRLHLSVVAAFLVAGAILGPTGAGLVSESGMVDALAEIGVALLLFTVGLEISLANLGKMRRRILQGGGVQLSATILLTLAVLSIAGFDLPQATFVGFVLSLSSTAIVLKVYADRMQLDSGHGKISIGILLFQDMAVIPMMLLIPSFRQWETAQFSTIALTLAKAGVGVGVILLASRFVIPLLLKEVVRLNSREILAMTVLCIILGTAWIARWWGLSLAMGAFLAGIVISESVYVHEIAAQIFPFRDVFNGVFFISVGMLLDLSFLVRHLPMILLVSVAVVVSKAICAGAAIRTLKYPWRVSVIGAIGLAQIGEFSFLLMSEGSRDGLVGPETYQYLLATAILTMVATPFLMRAAPWAGRFFVRHLIRGPEPEDPGEESAGAARVENHVIISGYGMNGKNLARVLRSTHVPYVVVDLNDTLVREGREAGERIFYGDVNNPEILDRVGVGRARMLVLAISDPMATRRAVAVARRANPRLVILVRTRYVADVDDLIALGANAVIPEEFETSVEIFSRVLREYHVPDHVISQQEELIRSGTYRILREHVPSKDDSLLSEFETFLRQKVIEVFFVSPDSPWAGRPLGDLPVGNGAGIVLLAVLRQDRAIVQPSPEEKIEAGDKLVFFGGHGPLAATLEELAKGSR
- a CDS encoding CoA transferase; this encodes MSGFAGWVREATEPSTAAGKPEALEGIRVIEFCPGHFGGMVAASVLAEFGAEAIKVEPPDGDPLRLVAPEEILVAGTGLPFLSEARNRRFVTLDADDPAGRDVFRRLALSADVIITTEPPERMEAMGCDYPSLREERPGIVYLSLSTYGAFGPDAVRPARDSDILCQALSGAPYIVGEPEREGVPPRPHEAPTRLGNWHGSFVQGLWGAYGVLAALHFRAETGKGQAVDLSGAESLMMFADYNITWMHTGGKARERVGNFDPAVFPYTYIRCRDGYTFIAAYNDEAFDSLMHIIGRPELSRDPRFSTPKNRVALENERALLEIIEEWSGDRTADEILGAVEEYTSKRGGPGAAVVTGRVNRPLETLSEEHWRERGCFLRARDPVYGELLLAAPPWKMSGTPARWKSGCRPPGSDNRDVYLGILGMTEEEYRRLAEAGTF